Proteins co-encoded in one Pyxidicoccus xibeiensis genomic window:
- a CDS encoding NYN domain-containing protein: protein MNGRTDEHRIALFIDFENLVTNTGISSSSFDLQPSLDRLLEKGKVVFRRAYCDWSRFSDAKIRLHEFGVELLDVPPSTRAGKNGADMRLVIDALELCYARESIDTFVIGSGDSDFCPLAYKLRENGRTVIGLAVKESTSPLFVKACDEFIYLRPRQSRDKDKGDKEKGRSSVAAEEAGHGKRGGRHGRERGGKAEAAQAPQAAAKGQSRTEVPDIAREVVQSMLARATGPVNPSLIKEAIVRKEPDFDEREHGYSTFARLLAALEQEGLLRRIQQGRQWYVVAADSDLATAPSSGHGDGKGKKRGQAHAHEEEEELESYPDPEDDEGV from the coding sequence TTGAACGGTCGCACCGACGAGCACCGCATCGCTCTCTTCATCGACTTCGAGAACCTGGTCACCAACACCGGCATCAGCTCCTCGAGCTTCGACCTCCAGCCTTCGCTCGACCGCCTGCTCGAGAAGGGCAAGGTCGTCTTCCGTCGCGCGTACTGCGACTGGTCCCGCTTCAGCGACGCCAAGATTCGCCTGCACGAGTTCGGCGTCGAGCTGCTCGACGTGCCGCCCTCCACGCGCGCCGGCAAGAATGGCGCGGACATGCGCCTGGTCATCGACGCGCTGGAGCTGTGCTACGCGCGCGAGAGCATCGACACCTTCGTCATCGGCTCGGGCGACAGCGACTTCTGCCCGCTGGCCTACAAGCTGCGTGAGAATGGCCGCACCGTCATCGGGCTCGCGGTGAAGGAGTCCACGTCCCCGCTCTTCGTGAAGGCGTGTGACGAGTTCATCTACCTGCGCCCGCGCCAGTCGCGCGACAAGGACAAGGGCGACAAGGAGAAGGGCCGCAGCAGCGTGGCCGCCGAGGAGGCGGGTCACGGCAAGCGCGGCGGCCGCCACGGGCGTGAGCGCGGGGGCAAGGCCGAGGCGGCCCAGGCTCCGCAGGCCGCGGCCAAGGGGCAGTCCCGCACGGAAGTGCCGGACATCGCCCGCGAGGTGGTGCAGAGCATGCTCGCCCGCGCCACCGGCCCGGTGAACCCGTCGCTCATCAAGGAAGCCATCGTCCGCAAGGAGCCGGACTTCGACGAGCGCGAGCACGGCTACTCCACCTTCGCCCGGCTGCTGGCGGCGCTGGAGCAGGAAGGGCTGCTGCGCCGCATCCAGCAGGGCCGCCAGTGGTACGTGGTGGCGGCGGACTCGGACCTCGCCACCGCTCCCAGCAGCGGGCACGGCGACGGCAAGGGCAAGAAGCGCGGTCAGGCCCATGCCCACGAGGAGGAGGAGGAGCTGGAGTCCTACCCCGACCCCGAGGACGACGAAGGGGTCTGA
- a CDS encoding peptide-N4-asparagine amidase has product MRRLSAVFVAAGLALGAMSPALAAEPPPEFGTDWDDPRTAVPEIQKPPTASCTVRIVDERFDDFTPFTGTFTPPPGCPGPWHKVVLRMEGKVQGVQFDRLGHLEVGGVTLFKTSTPEPSRDGISWSVEKDVTAYAPLLRQPQPVWMLIGNVVNDTYTGVLDVQVYLTFYAAQGRYKPADTADDVLPLTNPRREGSAIVGEVTVPPNTERLVAEVYATGSGGGCEEFWYITAPIVVPYSCPADDGPYREVQLEVDGKVAGIAMPFPHVYTGGWSNPFLWYTLPAPRAFNVRPIRYDLTPFAGLLTDGQPHQVRVSVLGVPEGRPGWDLPTNVLVWRDTRASRTTGGLLSHRLSALTNDSTHTVVDGWNQVDTQGRQQLEVSGWLRTSRGYVLTTVKQAVSNSSLHRWLGDMENPDELTATWSDTSTVTTVGRGLLPTVSRSEKTFVLDGLISVTPENRLTTSISISDAEDARTLKGPFTVAHQELSDVYTGEAAYNFGVPRPQRNAVGTSTHRYRLTSDLGGCYDRSISTRNGFVTADVQRCD; this is encoded by the coding sequence GTGAGACGTCTCTCCGCTGTCTTCGTCGCGGCGGGCCTCGCGCTCGGCGCGATGTCCCCCGCGCTGGCCGCCGAGCCGCCCCCTGAGTTCGGCACCGACTGGGATGACCCGCGCACCGCCGTCCCCGAAATCCAGAAGCCGCCGACGGCCTCCTGCACCGTGCGAATCGTCGACGAGCGCTTCGACGACTTCACGCCCTTCACCGGCACCTTCACCCCGCCCCCCGGCTGCCCCGGCCCCTGGCACAAGGTGGTGCTGCGCATGGAGGGCAAGGTCCAGGGCGTCCAGTTCGACCGGCTCGGCCACCTGGAGGTAGGCGGCGTCACCCTCTTCAAGACGTCCACGCCGGAGCCCTCGCGTGACGGCATCTCCTGGTCCGTGGAGAAGGACGTCACGGCCTACGCGCCGCTGCTGCGCCAGCCTCAGCCCGTCTGGATGCTGATTGGCAACGTGGTCAACGACACGTACACCGGCGTGCTCGACGTGCAGGTCTACCTGACGTTCTACGCCGCCCAGGGCCGCTACAAGCCCGCCGACACGGCGGACGACGTGCTCCCCCTCACCAACCCGCGCCGCGAGGGCAGCGCCATCGTCGGTGAAGTCACGGTGCCCCCGAACACCGAGCGCCTGGTCGCCGAGGTGTACGCCACGGGCTCCGGCGGTGGCTGCGAGGAGTTCTGGTACATCACCGCCCCCATCGTCGTGCCGTACTCCTGCCCCGCCGACGACGGCCCGTACCGCGAGGTGCAGCTCGAGGTGGACGGCAAGGTGGCGGGCATCGCCATGCCGTTCCCGCATGTCTACACGGGCGGCTGGTCCAACCCGTTCCTCTGGTACACGCTGCCGGCGCCGCGCGCCTTCAACGTGCGCCCCATCCGCTATGACCTCACTCCGTTCGCCGGCCTGCTGACCGACGGCCAGCCGCACCAGGTCCGCGTGAGCGTGCTGGGCGTTCCCGAGGGGCGGCCGGGCTGGGACCTGCCCACCAACGTGCTCGTGTGGCGGGACACGCGCGCGTCGCGCACCACTGGCGGGCTGCTCTCGCACCGGCTCTCCGCGCTGACGAATGACTCCACGCACACGGTGGTGGACGGGTGGAACCAGGTGGACACGCAGGGCCGCCAGCAGCTGGAGGTGTCCGGCTGGCTGCGCACGTCGCGCGGCTACGTGCTGACGACGGTGAAGCAGGCCGTGTCCAACTCCAGCCTGCACCGCTGGCTGGGGGACATGGAGAACCCGGACGAGCTCACGGCGACGTGGAGCGACACCAGCACGGTGACGACCGTGGGCCGCGGCCTGCTCCCGACGGTGAGCCGCTCGGAGAAGACGTTCGTGCTCGACGGGCTCATCAGCGTGACGCCGGAGAACCGGCTGACGACGAGCATCTCCATCAGCGACGCGGAGGACGCGCGCACCCTCAAGGGCCCCTTCACGGTGGCGCACCAGGAGCTCAGCGACGTCTACACCGGCGAGGCGGCCTACAACTTCGGCGTGCCGCGCCCGCAGCGCAACGCGGTGGGGACCTCGACGCACCGCTACCGGCTGACCAGCGACCTCGGCGGCTGCTACGACCGGAGCATCTCCACGAGGAACGGCTTCGTCACCGCGGACGTGCAGCGCTGCGACTGA
- a CDS encoding PilZ domain-containing protein, whose amino-acid sequence MQADTLDGMSGRDSMLGYRMGTELTAVASFGNRHAPGRLVQLSLEHLTLHLDLQAAPSLGQPASVVLGHGERWATALDAEVMDVHGTRPEVSLRFVAPPLDAGRRIVSVLEALRDNGLLLPPETRPVWKEHIDHADRVARICEALAGRQARGVVRLPDGRKVEVTAVLFDALDGRMGWRFDGEVPPLPFVLEMFGYSSVVHVEVKEAREESGLVMMPVPKDLVRYRHRWLRRAPPSSPCTLSFDHPLWPQVHVKRPVLDLSYEGLAFMTEPGEDLMYPGLRQPVLEVAMEGLAPVRLRAEVRNISSTAAGRRCGMSVRPLDAAGARAWRALVEAQMHPATKVEGDWGNETWSLFERSGYFRLPGKTPEDFDEQRPRFDATQARLEGRTSLGYRVVRPAGEALDATLSVVKPYEFSWMAHQLARQQVPGARSSARESLRDIYLRGYEPTQVDPDVKWFFAFCEANVRWVRFTKFDFATWYEHTGQSCLVPFRLMEAEVERPWEVPVGIDVGMPTDEERETFFAKVASTRPVAYREALDLVPERFDLAAAKARWGEAGLGRERELFVARHEGKAVALAVVESAEPGLNLFNVLDGVRLVPLADDSLPEVQDGLVALLARAADWYRARGRKVFVHYVEVENVLYVERAALADLGEGKLWVISASLLPEFLEHLHESTTPRPGQ is encoded by the coding sequence ATGCAGGCGGACACGCTGGACGGAATGAGCGGCCGGGACTCGATGCTGGGCTACCGGATGGGGACGGAGCTGACGGCGGTGGCGTCGTTCGGGAACCGCCATGCTCCGGGTCGGCTGGTGCAGCTCTCACTGGAGCACCTGACACTGCACCTGGACTTGCAGGCGGCGCCGTCGCTGGGCCAGCCCGCGTCGGTGGTGCTGGGGCACGGCGAGCGCTGGGCCACCGCGCTGGACGCGGAGGTCATGGACGTGCACGGCACGCGGCCGGAGGTCAGCCTGCGCTTCGTGGCGCCGCCGCTGGACGCGGGCCGTCGCATCGTCTCCGTGCTGGAGGCGCTGCGCGACAACGGGCTGCTGCTGCCGCCGGAGACGCGGCCGGTGTGGAAGGAGCACATCGACCACGCGGACCGCGTGGCGCGCATCTGTGAAGCGCTGGCGGGCCGTCAGGCGCGCGGCGTGGTGCGGCTGCCGGACGGGCGCAAGGTGGAGGTGACGGCGGTCCTCTTCGACGCGCTCGACGGCCGCATGGGCTGGCGCTTCGACGGCGAGGTGCCCCCGCTGCCCTTCGTGCTGGAGATGTTCGGCTACAGCAGCGTGGTGCACGTGGAGGTGAAGGAGGCGCGCGAGGAGTCCGGCCTGGTGATGATGCCGGTGCCCAAGGACCTGGTGCGCTACCGCCACCGCTGGCTGCGCCGCGCGCCGCCGAGCAGCCCGTGCACGTTGTCCTTCGACCACCCGCTGTGGCCGCAGGTGCACGTGAAGCGCCCGGTGCTGGACCTGTCCTACGAGGGCCTGGCCTTCATGACGGAGCCGGGCGAGGACCTGATGTACCCGGGCCTGCGGCAGCCGGTGCTGGAAGTGGCGATGGAGGGCCTGGCGCCGGTGCGGCTGCGGGCCGAGGTGCGCAACATCTCCAGCACGGCGGCGGGCCGGCGGTGCGGCATGTCCGTGCGGCCGCTGGACGCGGCGGGCGCCCGGGCGTGGCGCGCGCTGGTGGAGGCGCAGATGCACCCGGCCACCAAGGTGGAGGGTGACTGGGGCAACGAGACGTGGAGCCTCTTCGAGCGCTCGGGCTACTTCCGCCTGCCGGGCAAGACGCCGGAGGACTTCGACGAGCAGCGCCCGCGCTTCGACGCGACGCAGGCGCGCCTGGAGGGCCGCACGAGCCTGGGCTACCGGGTGGTGCGTCCCGCCGGAGAGGCGCTGGACGCCACGCTGTCGGTGGTGAAGCCGTACGAGTTCAGCTGGATGGCGCACCAGCTCGCGCGGCAGCAGGTGCCGGGCGCGCGCTCGTCGGCGCGTGAGTCGCTGCGCGACATCTACCTGCGCGGCTACGAGCCCACGCAGGTGGACCCGGACGTGAAGTGGTTCTTCGCCTTCTGCGAGGCGAACGTGCGCTGGGTGCGCTTCACCAAGTTCGACTTCGCGACCTGGTACGAGCACACCGGGCAGTCCTGCCTCGTGCCCTTCCGCCTCATGGAGGCGGAGGTGGAGCGTCCGTGGGAGGTGCCGGTGGGCATCGACGTGGGCATGCCCACGGACGAGGAGCGCGAGACGTTCTTCGCCAAGGTGGCCAGCACGCGGCCGGTGGCGTACCGCGAGGCGCTAGACCTGGTGCCGGAGCGCTTCGACCTGGCCGCCGCGAAGGCGCGCTGGGGCGAGGCGGGCCTGGGCCGCGAGCGCGAGTTGTTCGTCGCGCGGCACGAGGGCAAGGCGGTGGCGCTGGCGGTGGTGGAGTCGGCGGAGCCGGGGCTGAACCTCTTCAACGTGCTGGACGGCGTGCGGCTGGTGCCGCTGGCCGACGACTCGCTGCCGGAGGTGCAGGACGGCCTGGTGGCGCTGCTGGCCCGCGCCGCGGACTGGTACCGGGCTCGCGGCCGCAAGGTCTTCGTGCACTACGTGGAGGTGGAGAACGTCCTCTACGTGGAGCGCGCGGCGCTCGCGGACCTGGGCGAGGGCAAGCTGTGGGTCATCTCCGCCAGCCTGCTGCCCGAGTTCCTCGAGCACCTGCACGAGTCCACCACGCCCCGTCCGGGGCAGTGA
- a CDS encoding YkgJ family cysteine cluster protein has protein sequence MPLSTLCLRCGMCCDGTLFTHVSLQPTEVAALQQRGLPLSQRADGSPALAQHCAALDGRTCTVYADRPASCRRYHCQLFAALAEKEVSLDEALAVVDEAQALVAAAGEALPPASEGEPRSVMQRARRAEPLPPESQAARERAEAFLDKHFRGRFGRRE, from the coding sequence TTGCCCCTCTCCACCCTCTGCCTGCGCTGCGGCATGTGCTGTGACGGGACGCTCTTCACGCACGTGTCACTCCAGCCAACGGAAGTCGCGGCGCTCCAGCAGCGGGGCCTCCCGCTGAGCCAGCGCGCGGATGGCTCCCCGGCCCTCGCGCAGCACTGCGCCGCCCTGGACGGGCGCACCTGCACCGTCTACGCGGACCGCCCCGCGAGCTGTCGCCGCTACCACTGCCAGCTCTTCGCCGCGCTCGCGGAGAAGGAGGTCTCCCTCGACGAGGCGCTCGCCGTGGTGGACGAGGCCCAGGCCCTGGTGGCCGCCGCCGGTGAAGCGCTTCCGCCCGCCTCCGAGGGCGAGCCTCGCTCGGTGATGCAGCGCGCCCGTCGCGCCGAGCCCCTGCCTCCCGAGTCCCAGGCCGCGCGAGAGCGCGCCGAGGCCTTCCTCGACAAGCACTTCCGCGGACGCTTCGGCCGGCGCGAGTGA
- a CDS encoding ribonuclease R family protein, with protein MDTSASPRTVTGRIDVHPRGFGFLTVQTPGTHEVLSAFIPPPDLNPYFAGDIVTATVTAAADGRWTASGLSLVERPRTQVYGEVVLRKGAPLLRVDREVANADWVLDTGGTEVKFGDAVVARIADGKVVLLYRIDPGEDRSLERVIARHGLRKSFPAEAVDEARRASAVPHALGARRDLRSIPTVTVDAPSTRDIDDAISVLPAGPDGALRLLVSIADVGEYVAEGSALDAEARERATSVYLAGRVLPMLPEELSSHWLSLVPGEERLCLTVELRIDPQGRVTAADVYESIIRSWARLNYDEVGAFLDRGEVSPPMEPVKDVMPWFRLAAARLAVARAARGGMEFAREEARFTFDETTGELSGLVSERLTSAHGMIERFMVAANEAIATWLLARGLPGVFRVHEQPDMVRVADLNAFAEHSGFAAGFGRELTPLALAAFDRQIAGAAAEAALRSVLHRSLGPSRYTVKPLPHFGLAAPLYLHFTSPIRRYADLAVHRTLKAYLRGRRDFVDEDPAMEALAGHINAKARAAARAETDRHRVLEARWMEARVGQQFPARVTRVKPFGLVAQLDGMLVEGVVPTDALPGGPFRPDARELSLVGKERTFTVGMPVTVKVVSTDEQLGRVELALVT; from the coding sequence ATGGACACTTCCGCTTCCCCGCGCACCGTCACCGGGCGCATCGACGTACATCCTCGCGGCTTCGGCTTCCTCACCGTGCAGACTCCCGGCACGCACGAGGTGCTCTCCGCCTTCATTCCTCCCCCCGACCTCAACCCCTACTTCGCGGGCGACATCGTCACCGCCACCGTGACGGCGGCCGCGGACGGACGCTGGACGGCGAGCGGCCTGTCGCTGGTGGAGCGCCCTCGCACCCAGGTCTACGGCGAGGTGGTGCTGCGCAAGGGCGCGCCCCTGCTTCGCGTGGACCGCGAGGTGGCCAACGCGGACTGGGTGCTCGACACCGGCGGCACCGAGGTGAAGTTCGGCGACGCCGTGGTGGCGCGCATCGCCGACGGCAAGGTGGTGCTGCTCTACCGCATCGACCCCGGCGAGGACCGCTCGCTCGAGCGCGTCATCGCCCGGCACGGCCTGCGCAAGTCCTTCCCCGCCGAGGCGGTGGACGAGGCCCGCCGCGCCAGCGCGGTGCCGCATGCGCTCGGCGCCCGGCGGGACTTGCGCTCCATCCCCACGGTGACGGTGGATGCACCGTCGACGCGGGACATCGACGACGCCATCTCCGTGCTGCCCGCCGGACCGGACGGCGCGCTGCGGCTGCTGGTGTCCATCGCGGACGTGGGCGAGTACGTGGCGGAGGGCTCGGCGCTGGACGCGGAGGCGCGTGAGCGGGCCACCAGCGTGTACCTCGCGGGACGCGTGCTGCCGATGCTGCCGGAGGAGCTGTCCTCGCACTGGCTCAGCCTGGTGCCCGGCGAGGAGCGCCTGTGCCTCACGGTGGAGCTGCGCATCGACCCGCAGGGGCGGGTGACGGCCGCGGACGTGTACGAGAGCATCATCCGCTCGTGGGCGCGGCTGAACTACGACGAGGTGGGCGCCTTCCTGGACCGGGGCGAGGTGTCCCCGCCCATGGAGCCGGTGAAGGACGTCATGCCGTGGTTCCGCCTGGCCGCGGCACGGCTCGCGGTGGCGCGGGCGGCGCGCGGCGGCATGGAGTTCGCGCGGGAAGAGGCGCGCTTCACCTTCGACGAGACGACGGGCGAGCTGTCCGGCCTCGTGAGCGAGCGGCTCACGTCCGCGCACGGGATGATTGAGCGCTTCATGGTGGCGGCGAACGAGGCCATCGCCACGTGGCTGCTGGCGCGCGGCCTGCCGGGCGTGTTCCGCGTACACGAGCAGCCGGACATGGTCCGGGTGGCGGACCTCAACGCCTTCGCCGAGCACTCGGGCTTCGCGGCGGGCTTCGGCCGCGAGCTGACGCCATTGGCGCTGGCCGCGTTCGACCGGCAGATTGCCGGCGCGGCGGCGGAGGCGGCGCTGCGCTCGGTGCTGCACCGCTCGCTGGGCCCGTCGCGCTACACGGTGAAGCCGCTGCCGCACTTCGGGCTGGCGGCGCCGCTGTACCTGCACTTCACCTCGCCCATCCGCCGCTACGCGGACCTGGCGGTGCACCGCACGCTGAAGGCGTACCTGCGCGGGCGGCGGGACTTCGTGGACGAGGACCCGGCGATGGAGGCGCTCGCGGGCCACATCAACGCGAAGGCGCGCGCCGCGGCCCGGGCGGAGACGGACCGGCACCGCGTGCTGGAGGCGCGGTGGATGGAGGCGCGCGTGGGCCAGCAGTTCCCCGCTCGCGTGACGCGGGTGAAGCCCTTCGGCCTGGTGGCGCAGCTGGACGGCATGCTGGTGGAGGGCGTGGTGCCCACCGACGCCCTGCCGGGCGGCCCCTTCCGGCCGGACGCGCGCGAGCTGTCGCTGGTGGGCAAGGAGCGGACCTTCACCGTAGGCATGCCGGTGACGGTGAAGGTCGTCTCCACTGACGAGCAGCTCGGCCGCGTGGAGCTGGCGCTGGTGACGTAG
- a CDS encoding PQQ-dependent sugar dehydrogenase, with translation MRSHLFLVPLACLLCLAGCSEPAPTSEPGFEPDPEHLGQHRSAAVPPLFTDTELTDDLDSPTAMAIAPDGRIFVCEQEGTLRVIQNGALLAAPFLTVAVDDNGERGLLGVAFDPGFPQQPYVYVYYTSPSPILRNRISRFTASGNLAVPGSEVILLELDPLSSASTHNGGALHFGVDGKLYAAVGDNATSSNSRLLTTVKGKMLRLNRDGSIPTDNPFYASTTGIYRSIWALGLRNPFSFAVQPGTGRIFINDVGQSRWEEINEGVAGANYGWPDTEGPTTNPRFRSPLHAYGHGSGTALGCAIAGGTFYNPPVAQFPSTYVGRYFFADYCGGWIRMLHPATGTTELFASGLDAPVDLAVGPDGSLYYLDRGEESVRRIRYTGNTGAPVISRHPDSVSVVAGRPVTFTVEATGTAPLGCQWQRNRVDLPGQTGCSLTLPAVTAADTGARFRARVSNALGSVLSNEAVLTVLPGTAPVATLLTPATGTRYRATDAISFSATATDAEDGTLPASAFTWRVDFHHAEHHHPFLPATSGMRSGSFIVPDIGEVAADVWYRIHLSVVDSSGATHAVFRDVLPRTVKLTLASQPSGLWVTLDGQPHVTPVEVQGVVGVRRQLGVVTPQLLGGVTYVFSHWAHGGAAQQEVRTPEVDTRYTAVFTPVTASTGLRAEYYDGPDFTGTKLERVDPSVDFRWGTDSPDPSMDENTFTVRWTGSVIPLHSEAYTFHTQSNDGVRLWVNGQLLIDNWTVHETTEDASPPVLLEAGRAYSLRMEVYENTGTATARLIWSSLHQRKQPIPAERLRPIPPAPAR, from the coding sequence ATGCGCAGCCACCTGTTCCTCGTGCCCCTCGCCTGCCTGCTGTGCCTCGCGGGTTGCTCGGAGCCCGCGCCCACTTCCGAGCCCGGCTTCGAGCCCGACCCCGAGCACCTCGGCCAGCACCGCTCCGCCGCCGTACCTCCCCTCTTCACCGACACCGAGCTCACGGACGACCTCGACAGTCCCACGGCGATGGCCATCGCCCCCGACGGGCGCATCTTCGTCTGCGAGCAGGAAGGCACCCTGCGCGTCATCCAGAACGGAGCGCTGCTGGCCGCCCCCTTCCTCACCGTGGCCGTGGATGACAACGGCGAGCGCGGCCTGCTCGGCGTGGCCTTCGACCCGGGCTTTCCCCAGCAGCCGTATGTGTATGTCTATTACACGTCTCCCTCGCCCATCCTCCGCAACCGCATCAGCCGCTTCACCGCCAGCGGCAACCTCGCCGTCCCCGGCAGCGAGGTCATCCTGCTGGAGCTGGACCCGCTCAGCTCCGCCTCCACCCACAACGGCGGCGCCCTCCACTTCGGCGTGGACGGGAAGCTCTATGCCGCCGTGGGTGACAACGCGACGTCGTCCAACTCGCGTCTGCTCACCACCGTGAAGGGGAAGATGCTGCGCCTGAACCGTGACGGCTCCATCCCCACCGACAACCCCTTCTACGCGAGCACCACCGGCATCTACCGCTCCATCTGGGCGCTCGGCCTGCGCAACCCCTTCAGCTTCGCCGTGCAGCCGGGCACCGGCCGCATCTTCATCAACGACGTGGGCCAGTCCCGCTGGGAGGAGATCAACGAGGGCGTGGCCGGCGCCAACTACGGCTGGCCCGACACCGAGGGCCCCACCACCAACCCGCGCTTCCGCAGCCCGCTGCATGCCTATGGCCATGGCTCCGGCACCGCGCTGGGCTGTGCCATCGCCGGCGGCACCTTCTACAACCCGCCCGTGGCCCAGTTCCCCTCCACCTACGTGGGGCGCTACTTCTTCGCGGACTACTGCGGTGGATGGATTCGCATGCTCCACCCCGCGACGGGCACCACAGAGCTGTTCGCCAGCGGCCTCGATGCCCCGGTGGACCTGGCCGTGGGGCCGGACGGCAGCCTCTACTACCTGGACCGCGGCGAGGAGTCCGTGCGCCGCATCCGCTACACCGGCAACACCGGCGCGCCCGTCATCAGCCGCCACCCGGACAGCGTCAGCGTGGTGGCGGGCCGTCCCGTCACCTTCACCGTGGAGGCCACCGGCACCGCGCCCCTGGGCTGCCAGTGGCAGCGCAACCGCGTGGACCTCCCGGGCCAGACGGGCTGCAGCCTCACGCTGCCGGCCGTGACGGCGGCCGACACAGGCGCCCGCTTCCGCGCGCGGGTGTCCAATGCCCTGGGCTCCGTGCTGAGCAACGAGGCCGTCCTCACCGTGCTCCCCGGCACCGCGCCCGTCGCCACCCTCCTCACTCCCGCCACCGGCACGCGGTACCGCGCCACGGACGCCATCAGCTTCTCCGCCACCGCCACCGACGCGGAGGACGGCACGCTGCCCGCCAGCGCCTTCACCTGGCGCGTGGACTTCCACCATGCCGAGCACCACCACCCCTTCCTGCCTGCCACCTCGGGCATGCGCTCCGGCAGCTTCATCGTGCCGGACATCGGCGAGGTGGCCGCGGACGTCTGGTACCGCATCCACCTCTCCGTGGTGGACTCCAGCGGCGCCACGCACGCGGTGTTCCGCGACGTCCTCCCGCGGACGGTGAAGCTCACCCTGGCCTCGCAACCCTCCGGGCTGTGGGTGACGCTCGACGGGCAGCCCCACGTCACTCCGGTGGAGGTGCAGGGCGTGGTGGGCGTGCGCCGTCAGCTCGGCGTCGTGACACCCCAGCTCCTGGGCGGCGTCACGTATGTCTTTTCCCACTGGGCCCACGGCGGCGCCGCGCAGCAGGAGGTGCGCACGCCCGAGGTGGACACGCGCTACACCGCCGTCTTCACCCCCGTCACCGCCAGCACCGGCCTGCGCGCCGAGTACTACGACGGGCCCGACTTCACCGGCACGAAGCTGGAGCGCGTGGACCCCTCCGTGGACTTCCGCTGGGGCACCGACTCGCCGGACCCCTCCATGGACGAGAACACCTTCACCGTCCGCTGGACGGGCAGCGTCATCCCCCTCCACTCGGAGGCCTACACCTTCCACACCCAGAGCAACGACGGCGTCCGGCTCTGGGTGAACGGGCAGCTCCTCATCGACAACTGGACCGTCCATGAGACGACCGAGGACGCGTCACCGCCCGTGCTCCTCGAGGCGGGCCGCGCGTACAGCCTCCGCATGGAGGTCTACGAGAACACCGGCACCGCCACCGCCCGCCTCATCTGGTCCAGCCTCCACCAGCGCAAGCAGCCCATCCCCGCCGAGCGGCTGAGGCCGATTCCTCCGGCCCCCGCACGCTGA